From Apilactobacillus bombintestini:
AGAAACGACAAAGATTTAATAACTAGGAGTAAATAATGGGGTTTAGAAATATATTCATTGAAAATCCTACTAAAATCAGCAATAAACTTAATCAGTTAGTTATCCTACAAAGAGAAACATTTACTATTCCAATTGATGACATTAATTCTATAATTATAGATAATAAGACGTGTTCTATAACATCGTCTACACTTGCTAAATGTTCTGAAAATAATGTAGCTGTATTTTTCTGTAATGATAAGCATATTCCCTGTTCTATATTGTTGCCTTATGAAAATTATTATTATAAGCTTCCCATTTTAAAATCACAATTTAAAATGGGTAATAGATTAAAGGGTAGATTGTGGCAAAAAATAATAAAGTCTAAAATTCAAAATCAAGCTAATAATCTTAGTGGTAATGATTATAAAGAATTAATTGTCTTGAAAAAATCCGTAACTGAATATGATAATACTTATTGTGAGGCAAATGCTGCACGCATTTACTTTAAATCATTATTTGGAGACAACTTCAATCGTCGCGATGATGATAATTTAGTTAATGGCTCTCTAAACTATGGATATGCCATCGTCCGAGGCATTATATGTAGATGCATAAGTGCATGTGGATTAGAACCATCTCTAGCTATTTTTCATCATAATAAATTAAATGCTTTTAATTTATCAGATGATTTAATTGAACCTTTTCGTGGATTAATTGATAATTGGATCATTAATCGATGTTTATCCAAAAAAACAATAGATAAAGATGAAATTCTTAAAATCTTATTTTGCGACATCAAAATAAATGGCAATTATCAATCGTTATCTAATGCTGTTAAAATATTTGTTAATTCTTATAAAGAGTGTTGTATATCTTCATCCCCTTCAAAACTGCTTTTACCTAATGAGATAAAACTAAGAGAACATGAATACGAATAATTTTATGCGATTAATTGTAATGTTTGATTTACCCGTAGTTGAAAAAGAAGATAGGAGAAATGCAGCACACTTCAGACAATTCTTAATAAAGAATGGATACATCATGCTTCAATATTCAGTGTATTATAGAATCGTTAATGGTTTAGACATGGCTAAGAAACATGAGAAAAAGCTTAAGAATGTAGTCCCACATAAGGGATCAATCAGAGTATTAAGAATTACAGAAAAGCAATTTAACAGTATGAAAATTCTTGCTGGATATAAATCCGACAATGAAAATAAAATAAACTCTAATCTTTTGACCAAATTTTAGACAAGCAAAAACACCTATACATGCTTATGTATAGGTGTTTTTTATAAATACATATTATATCTTAGCTGATTTTAAAAGGAAACTATAGCTCAACGATCATTACGTTTACCAAGTACCACATTATATCTTAGCTGATTTTAAAAGGAAACTATAGCGGTAATGGAAAAACACTTAATGGGTATGTAATTATATCTTAGCTGATTTTAAAAGGAAACTATAGCAACACACCAGATACATATCATCAAAATATAATTATATCTTAGCTGATTTTAAAAGGAAACTATAGCCGTCTTGTCCTTTAATAACGTTGGATAAATATTATATCTTAGCTGATTTTAAAAGGAAACTATAGCAAAAAAGTGCTTGCATTCTTCTAATTATCATTATATCTTAGCTGATTTTAAAAGGAGACTATAGCAGATTTCTTCGCTGGATTTTCTGATTCAGGATTATATCTTAGCTGATTTTAAAAGGAAACTATAGCAGAAAACGCTACAAACGAATACCAAATCCATTATATCTTAGCTGATTTTAAAAGGAAACTATAGCTGAATTGCTCCACTGTCGTCAATAAAGCACATTATATCTTAGCTGATTTTAAAAAATTGCATACATATGAAGTATACCACTAACAGCATTGCGATTTTTTAATTATATATTTTGATAAGTCTTCAAATCAATCATCGAGATCAGTATCCCGTTCCAATAACATCTTAGCCATTTCCCTCCCTATCTTGTCCATCAACTCGCCATCAAATGCAATAGGAGATTGGCTGGTCATATCTCTACTCCGATGAGATTGATGCATCAGACGCTCAATATCCTTCCTATGTACTAAAAACTCATGCAATGTATATTCTTTCATTCGTCTAGTATCATCTAATTTGCCTATTAAATAATTAATAGTAGTATTTACTGCCAAAGGTAAACTACCTGTGCAGTCATTTAATAAAACTTTTTTATGCATACCAATAAGCTGCTCAAAACTTACTAAATCAACATTTATCCAAGAATGAGTACGTGACTTTTTCTTTGCAGTTAACGGTACAAAAGACGCACAAGAAGTAACAAAAGGTTGTTTTTGTCTTACATTCAAATACTTAGCAATACTATGATTACGACATTCATGAAGAAATTGTTCTTTTCTAAGATGCCTATTAAGCAGAAATGTTGTAGTTTGTTTCAACAAATAAAATTTATTTTCTTTTTCTATAACTAAAGTAGGGAATTTTTTACTTTTACTACTAATATCCACTAACATAAGTAATTTATGCCATTTGATTTCACAGTGTTCATATTTATGGGTTATATCACTCATTTTTAATTTACCAATATCTACATAATTTATACCATCATAACGATCAATAGCATTTTTATTAATCATGATATATGACTACCTCCTATAATTTAATTTTAAAATAAAATCATTATTAGATAATCAATGAAGTAAGTTATATCCCCTTCTACATATATATTCGTAAAAAATAGACAAAAGTACATAAAAAATTAAAAAAAGCAAAAAAATTAAATTTTAAATCACTCCTGTATACTAAAATTTTATACAAAAAAAGTATTGATTATAAAATAGTTATTCATAATAATTAACTTTTTCATGTATTTTATTAATACAAAAAATTTTAAAATTATATTATATTGATATACATTTTCCTGTTATATAAAAATCTCATTGTCTTAAAACAATGGGGTTAAATTTAAGGAAATTTATTTTTCATGAATCTGGTTTGTAAATATTTTTTATCCCAACCATCTAGACAATCCATAGCCAGCTACAAAGCTACCACCGCCAGCTAGAATCATTCCTCCCGCAATTAAAAGTGGAGCAATACCCCCATTAATTTCTGATAATGCATTTTCGTTTATATTCTTGAAATTGTTAATTGATATTTTCATGTTTATTGTCTCCTATATATTTAGTTATTAACGTGATTAAGTCCAACAGCAATACCGCCAAAAAAACCGATAATGCATATTAATAAGATGAGAAACCAATATCTATATTCATATAGTTGATTGATAAATTCCTTCATAGAAAAGTCCTTCTCCTCTCTACTCTACTTCTTTTTTCTGTTAACTCTATTTAGTCCTACAGAAATTCCACCTCCGAAAAAGTTAAACTATCTTCATTAATAATATATGTTGAATCTTTTGAATCATAATAAAATTTATAATTATTAAAAGTTATACACTGCATAAATACTCCTATCTACTTCGCTAAAATTTTACAATCACCAGATAGAGATGCCGTTCTTTCTCCGCTCTTATCTTTTAATTTCCATTTTCTGCTACCATGACTATCTCTGTCTTTGCCAATATAATATCATGTTTTATGATTTTTATATGCAGTTTTTACTCGCATCTTTCAACTAAACCTACCTATTCTCGTTTTAGCTTTTATAAATTTAAAAGAGAGATATCTGATGATGATATTGAATCAGTTAATAAGAGACTTAATCGTTTAATTTTTACAAGCATTTTTACACCAATCGCTTTAACTGTAGTAGTTTATTTCACATAAAGGGTTATTTTTAAACATACTCCCTTTTTGTATATATAGTTTAAATATTATATATTCGTTTAATTAAACATTAAATAAATATACAATATTTTGATGGTATAATTCCTCATGAAAGAAGGATTGATAATTATGATAAATAAAAGAATTTTAAGTAGCGTATTGGGAGTTTTGGCAGTGGCATCAACTATTACAGTTAGTGCAAAAGCATCTATATACAAAACTACTCCAATGGATCCATATAAATATGCAAAAAAGGCTACAAAAACCAATTTGGCATCATATAATTCAATAAAGCCTCGAGTATCAAGGGTTTCTTATAAATATAATGCAGCACATAAACAGATTATAATTAAAGGTCAAGCTGAAGGATTTAGTAAAATTGCTGTTAAGTATGGACATAAAAAAGTTCGTTTCTTTAATGTCAATAAACATTCTGTATTCAATTTAAAATACTGTTTTAAAGGATATCGTACTTTTATCTTATATGGAGTGAATAGTAAGGGAAAAATCGTTTCTAACAAATATAAGATTAGTTCAAACAAATACGCTACTGAAAAACCCGTAATTTATAAAAATACAAGAAACAAAAAGGGTGAAAAAATTTATCTTAGCAATGTAGCACCATCTACCATCAGAGTTTTTAACAGAGGAAAGTTAGTTAAAAAATTCGTAGCAGATTCTAGTGCAAATATAATTTTTATTAGCCAAAAGAAATTAAGAAAATCAAATTCAATCACAATTGATCAAAAAGAATTTCATAAGAAAACAAGTGTTAGAGTAAAAGTTCCTACGTTATCAATTGGAGAAAACAATGTGATTAACTATTAAAAAACGAGTGCCTCTTCAATTAAACAAAATTGAAGAGGCACTCGTTAATATATTGTTTCATAAAATTTACTCTATAAATATAAGAATTATTAGTACAAAAAGTATGTCCCACGCAGCAAATAACCAATAAATCGTTTTTTGCTTATCTTTGTATAAATTATACATATTTGGATTAATCTTTCTTTTTTTGTTAAATATAATATATAAGCATTGGAATATAAGTTCAGCTATCGTTAATAATATCGTTATTATAAAATTTCTATTAAAGGGCAGTACTACATTGAATTGCGCTGATAGTAATAGTGCTAACCATACTCCAAAACACACGAAAAAAACTTATTATATTTATTTTTCTTTCTTACTTGGTTAGAAAAAATTTTATTTTTCATAAATTTTTTTCTAAGAGCTTTTGTATCTTTTACAACTTTGACTAATATGAAAATCACAAGAATATAAAGTACAAGTATAGTCATATTTAAAATAAAATTAATATTTAACATCTCCGATTTTAATAATTAATATGCATTAGGTGTGATTGTAACATGCCTGGAAACAATGCTACAAAATGCTAAGACTGATCAAAATTGTATATGATAAAATTTTGATCTTACTAAGTATTTATCTACTAGTAATTGCTCACTCAGATATAAAATTCCTCATCTTATCCATCATAGCGATTATCTATTCCGGTTATGTAATCGTAAAAGAGTTATTTTTGGAAAAAACTAATCATTAGAATGCACAAAAAAGGATTTACGTTGAATTTCTAACGCAGATCCTTTTTATATACCTGTTCTATAACCAAATGAGGTCTGGTAATTAATTTTCATACTGATTTATTAGTATGAAGTACTATCACAATACCACATAAAAAAACTTATTATACATATTAGTAAGAAAAGCACCCAGCATCTGTATTCATATATTATTTAGGGAAATCATTCATAAGTCTGTCCTCCAACAATTCAACCTATATCTATGCTAACTTTATATCATGATTTTAAAAGAATATTTTTACAAAAGCTATAGTTAACTCACCATTTAAGTTTATTTATATAAAATTTAAGATTTATACCTCATTTGACATGATATATTAACAATAAAATATTAGGAGACTATAACATGAAATATCCCCTCGCTTTCACCATAGGTTCCATCATGTACTTGATCATCGCACTAACTACGCATCATTATTTTGGAAATAATATTTTTATAGAAATTTTCCTAGGATTAGTAGCCATTTCGATTATTTATACAACTGGTCCCAAGTACCATCTTCAAATTAAAAAAAGAACTAAAATACTAGTATCGGTAGCTTTAATAATATTCTTCACTTATATGCTGATTTTTGTCACACTGGAATCGACAAGTTTTTATTTAGCTATTACAATAATAATTCTTTTAATTTCCATGCTTATAAAAATACTTTTCTTCGATAAAAAATAAAACAGCTGTCCGCATAAGCGGACAGCTTTTATTATAAATTTCTTTTTAACTACTAAGTTTACCTATTAGATAGTTAATGGTACTAAAAAAATCCTAAGTTGGACACTCAATTTGGTAAAGTACAAGCAACCATAAATGAAAGAACTACCGTTAACATAAGAAAGATTTTGAATTAACCGGCTAATAATTCTTCTTTGTCGCCTCTATATGTTTCTTTTACCAAAATTTTATTAAACCAAATTAGCAAAAACATCCTTACCATCTGCACCGAAGCTTTTTTAGACACTTTGATATTAATCATCGTACTTCATACTGTAGAAAAGGCTTAAAAAGTCTACGATAATAAAAAATGTATTAAATAATTTATTTAAGGAGATATATATATCATGAAGATTAAAAAAGTTATTTTAACTTCAGTCGCAGCATTGTCATTATTTGCAACTAGTGCTGCTACCGCAACAAGTTCTATGACACCCGTAGTTTCAAATGCTTCTGTACATAAGGTGGTACGCCATCATAAAGGTCATAAACATGTGAAAGCACGCAAGCACGTAAAATCACGCAGACGTGAAAGATCTGTTAAATTCAATTTTCTTTTTAAAGTAGTAAGTAAAGGACATGCCACTAAGTACTTCTATACTAAGACAAAAACACCTAAGCTTGACAAGTACGCTCGCTATGATGGTTGGAATATAAAGGCTACTAAGGTTCGTGGATACTCAATAAAGCATAGATCCACATACTATCGAGTATACGGAGATCATAAAGTAGGCAGAGACGTCTTGCCATATACTACTTATGTAAGTAGACATAATAAGCCAATCAAAGTTTCTTCTTTTACTAGAAAAAACGCACGTCGTTATTCTGCACATTCAAGTATAGATTATATAAAAGTATGGTCAGATAAGGGTGCACATCGTATCTCAAAGAAGACTTTCAATCGCTTAAATAATCATTTAACCAGATTTTTTCATTTAGATAAATAAGTTTAAACTCACATATATACTAATCTATATATGTGAGCTTTTATTTTTCCATAAAAAAAACGTTGCCCTAGTAGATAGGCAGCGTTTCTTATTAGGAGAGTTCATGCTCACAATACTAATAAATAAAAAGAGGGTAATGAATCCCTTTCGAATCGTAAAAAAGGAATGCTACCCATCATCGACAGGTAGCAAAACATCACACAATTCTAAAATAGAAACTGCTTTGGATAACCAATGAAAATATTGGGAAGGTGGTCCCTTATGAAAATGGAAAGAAATCAATGTGTTATCCAAAGCATGTGCAATATTAACGTATAGAATATCTCATTTCAACCCCAAAAAAGCACCGAATTTTTTCGGTGCTTTTGAGTAGAATTAGTTAGAGAGATTTTTTAGATTTAGTTAAGGTTATTTTTGAATGTCTTCTTTTCTAGTATCGAATAATGAATTGGTATTAGTATCTACCACCTTGGCAGCTACCGGCACACGGTATAAACTACCATTTTCATTTTGGAAGATGTTTAGAGAAGCAAGACGGTTCATGTAACCCATCACTTGTTCTCTATCGACTGAGCCTTCTACATAGTTTAGGTTTAACTTCTTGTTCTTACCGTCATCACTTTTGAAAGTTAGTACTAGTTTTTTCATGTGTTATTCCTCCTAAGCGTTAATTTTACTTAATTTCATCTTCACGAGTTACGCGGATTACTTCGGTAGCATCCCCAGTTAAGCCTTGAATGATGTTGCTTAATTCAGCTAATTGATCATTGGATGGATCAGCAATTACACCGGATAGGTTACGTTTGCGGTCTTCCCCATCAAATCCGTGAACTTCTAATGTAACTTTTGATTTGTTCCAAGTCTTTTCCATAAATTTTTCAACCTCATTTCTTTAGTTTAATAAGTGATTAGCTAACCCTTACATTTATTAGTAACGATTTAGCGAGTAAAAGTGTTACCCACTTTTTTCATTTTTTCTCGTACTTCTTGTTTCCATTGGTAAACGGTCTTGCGTGACACCTGCCAGTGGCGCGCAATCTCGGTAACAGTCATCCCCAGTTCAAAACTACCACGAATATAGCGACGTTGCTTTTCATCACATATCTTCCATAGCTGGGTTAATAACATTGCTCCGTCGACATTTTCCACGAAACGCTCAGGGTCTCTTAGACAATCTTGCCAATCCATGTCATCATTATCCATCACCGCTAAATTGCGTTGGCGGTCACGGCTATCGTGGCGCAAAAGATCGAGTAAATGCCAATAAACGCCTTGATAAATATAGGCTAAGCGTTGTTTTTCTTTGTCTTCACCATCATATTGGTTATATTTTTGGGCAAATTTAATAAAGCCTTCTTGTTTTAAATCTTCATAATAGTCGTGATAAGGACGAACGTTTAGACGTTTCAACACTCCATATACCACTGCGCGATGATCGCTTTGCATTAAGTAAGCAAAGCCGTCATTTAAATCTGGTTCATTCATCTTAAATCAATCCTTTATATTAAATTGATTCAAGGGCCCTTGAACAATTATTAATTTAACAACGGCACACAAACAACGCACTGCGCCTAATTTTTCATTAGATGCAGAAATTTAGCATTTTTTATCAGAATTACTATCAATTTTTATTTTTCTAATATACATAGTGGCTATAAACGCTGCCATTTGGGCACAAAAAAAGCATGCAGAAATTTACGTTCTGCATGCAATATTTTTACACTTTTTTAGATATTTTAATCGTCTAATCCTTTATCTTTATCACATATTTTTTCTAAATAGGATAAAAGTTGGGTTAAACAAAATAAAACAAAGAGAAATATAAGGCCCTTAGTATCATTTTGAAAGAAAATGTTCCAAATAACTAATACATTCACTACCAACATTAAGGCAATGACGATTACTCGTTTTAAATTCCACATATCATTACTTCCCATACTTATTAATATCTTTATTGTATCAAGAAATCGACTATAAAAAAATAAAAGAAGCGTCTGAATTAGGCGCTTCCTTTAACATGTTAAATGTCCCACTTTATAGTGGGTTGAAAGTAGTGTTTCACAAAAATATGTGAACACTTTTATTGTAACATTTTTCCCAACGATAAACATAAGTTATAAAAAAAGCACCTATTTCTAGGTGCCGTTTATGTTGGAAAATTACATAATAATTTTACTTCTACTTTACAGTAGAATGAAAGAAAGAAGCGTTTGCATAATATGAAATAATAGAATAAATGATTATGCAACAAATATTATTATACCACTTTCATATTTAGTGGTAAGTGTAAATTATAAAAGCACCTATTTCTAGGTGCTTTCAGTTGTTTGTTGTTAGATAACAAAAATTAATTAAGGGGTAATAGCCACACTGTTGTGGCTACATTTTTAAGTTTAGCACTTTTCTATCGAAAGGTAAGTAAAATGCTTTTTCATACAAAAAAGGCCCTGAAATATCAGGACCCGCAGGCATAATTATGATTAGAAAGCATGTGCTCAAAAAAAGCACTTTTATAATTATATCATAGTCAATTAAAGGTCGTAGCCAATCATAATATTACGGAAGGCATTTAAACAACCCTTATCAATATGTTCGTTTAAAAATGCTTCGTTAGTGATATTAGCATTCTCGAAGAAACGAATGGACATATTAACTTCTGGACACAATGCCACAAACTTTTTGATCATTTTTTCGTCAAAACTTCTATTTTGTATAGATAAGTTTAAACCAAAGTCTTTGTGGTAGAAACTCATTACCATTTGTTTAATTAAAACGGTCATTTCACGGTTAGGCACTGTAGTTACGTCGGCTTCTTCTTGCAACATTGCATAGTAACGATCGTATAAATGGTATTGTGCATTATAAGATTGCACTACGTGGATACGAGCTACACGGATATTTTCCATGGAGTAGCCACTATCTTTCATATCTTGTTCACGCTT
This genomic window contains:
- the cas2 gene encoding CRISPR-associated endonuclease Cas2, with translation MRLIVMFDLPVVEKEDRRNAAHFRQFLIKNGYIMLQYSVYYRIVNGLDMAKKHEKKLKNVVPHKGSIRVLRITEKQFNSMKILAGYKSDNENKINSNLLTKF
- a CDS encoding DUF2922 domain-containing protein — protein: MKKLVLTFKSDDGKNKKLNLNYVEGSVDREQVMGYMNRLASLNIFQNENGSLYRVPVAAKVVDTNTNSLFDTRKEDIQK
- the cas1 gene encoding type II CRISPR-associated endonuclease Cas1; this translates as MGFRNIFIENPTKISNKLNQLVILQRETFTIPIDDINSIIIDNKTCSITSSTLAKCSENNVAVFFCNDKHIPCSILLPYENYYYKLPILKSQFKMGNRLKGRLWQKIIKSKIQNQANNLSGNDYKELIVLKKSVTEYDNTYCEANAARIYFKSLFGDNFNRRDDDNLVNGSLNYGYAIVRGIICRCISACGLEPSLAIFHHNKLNAFNLSDDLIEPFRGLIDNWIINRCLSKKTIDKDEILKILFCDIKINGNYQSLSNAVKIFVNSYKECCISSSPSKLLLPNEIKLREHEYE
- a CDS encoding sigma-70 family RNA polymerase sigma factor — encoded protein: MNEPDLNDGFAYLMQSDHRAVVYGVLKRLNVRPYHDYYEDLKQEGFIKFAQKYNQYDGEDKEKQRLAYIYQGVYWHLLDLLRHDSRDRQRNLAVMDNDDMDWQDCLRDPERFVENVDGAMLLTQLWKICDEKQRRYIRGSFELGMTVTEIARHWQVSRKTVYQWKQEVREKMKKVGNTFTR
- a CDS encoding class IIb bacteriocin, lactobin A/cerein 7B family; translation: MKISINNFKNINENALSEINGGIAPLLIAGGMILAGGGSFVAGYGLSRWLG